The Anolis carolinensis isolate JA03-04 chromosome 2, rAnoCar3.1.pri, whole genome shotgun sequence genome contains the following window.
caaatattgttggactgcaacttccagcattcttTTCCATTGGTTAGACTGGTAGCAACTGATGGTCCAATCATACTTGAAGGGTTGTATGATTTCCAGTCATAAATGTAAATGAAGAAAGTGGTCACCCAGAAGTTCTCAGTATTTTTAGAGGAACAAGTGGAGATAAACCCACTAAACATCTGAAAAAATTGTGAGAATCTAAATGTGGTGTATTGGCATGCATGTTTTGCTGCATCTTTATGCCACCCTTCCTCTAAGGTGGGGTGGGCAACTGTCAGTGGTTAAAGGGACTATTGGAGGCTGCTCTGGTTTGCAACCCTTCTTTGAATGAGAATAAAATCTAAAAATTgacatttttttgtttgtttgaaaacaCCCTACATTATCCCCGGGAGCATGAGGGGAATTTTAGCATGTTTTGATTCTCCTCTGTTTTGAAGACCCCCTAAGCTGTTTAGAGCCCAGAAGAATTGCTTTTCAAAATAGGAAGTGACTGAACATCTTTAAGTAATGTTgatgaatttgggggggggggggggggaaggctagAGCCCCACAAAATAGCTTTGGAGGGCCATACTTTCTCCATCCCCTGCTCTAAGAGCATCAGTGTGACTCTTTGTGGGTTAACAAACCTATAACAAATTTGTGTGGGAAGAAGTGATTTGACTGAATTTCTCTGGTTGTAGTACATTCTTCTGCGCAGTAGACAGCAgtggctttaaaaaaacatcAGGCTAACTAATATTGGATTCAATGTACTGATTTCTGAGTGCACATACTGGATAGAACAATAAGAAACAGATCCTTCAAATTTGTGCGAACAGGATAATCTCACATATTCAGCAGCTTTTCTTTGTGCTTCCTCCTCTTGTTTGTCTTTTGTGTCATACTTCTGATGTAGTCCTGTGGTGGTTCAGGTTGCTATAGCTTTTTAATAGTGGCTTTTTAAAAGTATGAAGTTGTGGGGGATCTCATATTTGTCGTAGCCTAAAGATGATACTTCCTTGTGCATATTCTTAATGAGaggaaaaaaaccctgcaaattaGAAATAGTTCTTAAGTTTTTTCCCCTAGGCTTTTGAGGAAGAAAAGTGCTCTCACTTGATCTGCTTGTTTTTACTTATTTTCCTAAGAAAATTGGAATGATTTTATCTCTACTTGCCCCACAGCTCTGACTTAGGAATGCTTGCTaagatacatttttttaaataaaatcaacGCCTGCACTCTGGATCACAAATGGAAAAAGCCTTCCAGACCTTCAGTCATATATATTCCTATACTTGTTTGTAACATAAAAGCCCTGTACCAGTATTGTGGATTTTGTAAAGCTCCTCATAGCTTGTCACTGATGATAAGGAACATTCAGCTTTTGGTGGCAACCCAAGGACATTGAGAAGCCGatccatttgtttatttatattttagttGCACAATTATGCAGAAGACTGTGTCTCTCAGATCTCTTTTGATGTGTGGTAACATTTGAAATCCAGCAAAATCCAGCAAACTGTCCATTAAATGCACAAATTTGCTTCTCTTTCAACAAGACTATCAAGTTAATTTCATTGCAGTGTCCAAAGTGAATACCTGCTCTGCATCAGTTGCCAGTAGCTTTAATGGATAAGCTCTGATAGTCACTATCTACTCCCAAGAAGTGATGAACATGTCCAGTTCCTGCCCACAGCTTAGGAGTGCATGGACACATTATCACATGGGCTTATTCACTTCGCTTATTGTATTTCGCTGCACTCCTCAGTTTGTATCTGTTTCTCTGCAGGCAAGTCTTCTGGCCTGCGAGGGACTCTCCGGGGTTTGCCTTGTGCCAACTGTTGCCAGCAAGAAGATGATGCCGAAGCAGAGCTCTAAGCAGGTGGAGAACAGAGAGGGGGGGTGTGCCGGGCATGCTGGTACAGGCTTGCCCAGTTTCAGCGGTCTGCTACCCCCTGCACTGTTTTTTGTGTCCTCTTCCCATTGTGGCCATGGGTGATGAAGCAGAGGAATCAGGAAAAGAAACTTGACATGCAGGATCCTAAGTTAAATTGCATGCCTTGTTGTGATCCATATCCTTCTTTTTCTCTACTCAGAGTCATCGCAAGGAAAGTGAGAAGTCACGCAGCCGGAAGACGGAGGAGACCACCGAAGGATCGCCACCTAAAAAGTCCCTTAAAAAGGCAGGTAATCTTACATCACCTAAAAAGTCCCTTAAAAAGGCAGGTAATCTTACAGCTAAACTCTTGCCCTCCATGGAATGGTCTTCCTGCTTCTGTGAATCTACCAAACATTTTTTCTGACACTTTTTTGAGGATAGTAAGTACCTGTCAACTGGGAGTGGGGCAATCTTTAGGGCAAGGGAGCATCTTTTATGTTAAATAGCAGCATTTTAATTCACATTTAGAAAATGTATATTGTGCTTTCAGTCCCCCAAAGTTCCTGGtgtaaaaatgaaatacattaacataaagagggaaagaaataatgcaccaattaaataatacatctattaaatcattaaaacagcAGCAAGTGGGGGCATAAAACCCGAGTCAACTTAAAAAATAACTCCAGCTTGTGGCTTAAAGAGATGAATACCATGATAGAATTGAAGTTGTAGACTTGCAGAATCAGAATTGGAAAATACCAccagagccatccagttcaaccccattctgttaTGCAGGATCCTGataaatggccattcagcctctgcttaaaaacttccaaagaataagactccaccacattccaaggcagcatatttcatagttgttattattaaattatgattatcatgattatattatgtataccctgctttatttctTCCGAAAGAGTTGAAAAACTCTTTGCTGCTTTCCTAAAACTGATAAGACATGCACAGTTGTATCAGAAATGCATAACAAAGCAAGGGATGATGATGTTGGTAGTATCCAGCAGTTCATGTGCTCGTGCTGAGAAGTTCTGCTTTCACGTCTCTACCATGAATCCCCATGAGCAGAGCCTTGGGTGCTTAATGCAGTGTGTGGGTGCTTTCATGCTGTAAATTACCAAATCCATTTCATTATCTAGATAACCTGGTCACCCGGCATTTAGTTTATAATTTATACTCAGTATACACAATTTGAGTGTTTTTGTGCATATTCATATTTATACGGGTTGAGCAGCCCGTGTTCAGAATTCCAAAAACCAAAAGATTCCAGAATTGTCCATATGGATggatgagatagtgacatctatgttttctgatgcttcagtgtacacaaactttgttttatgcacaaaattatcaaaaataatatatacaattaccttcaggctatgtgtacaaagtgcataagaaacataaatgaatgttatgTTTAGATTTGAGCCTCACCTCCACGATATCCTATTCTGTACAAATATGTACATAATGGTGTTCCAaaataatctgaaatccaaaatacttctggttgcAAGCATTTTAGGTGTTCAATCTGGGTTTTGTATCCCTAATTATGTTCCAAAACAAAAAGTCAGtgtaatagtttttaaaaaattactctaTGAGGAACACCtgatattgtatttatattttgctctaGTGCATGTTCCTGAACCTTATTCAAGGACAGCCCTCTGTCATCATTATTGTGGATGAAACTACTTCATTACTAATACTGTTTAGTCCTGGACTTCCAGGAGCAAATCCAGGTCTAGGGATACAATCAAATTACCAATCTTATCCACAGGTGGAGTAGAGAGGTGAATCCTTCCACCAGCCATAGCTTCCATCATTAATATCTCTGTCCTGCCAAGTAGATCCTTAACAAGAAAGCTCCTGCCTATTGAAGAATAAGAAACAGAAGAGTTTGCTGTGTGCATGTTAGCTAGAAGTCATAACCAAAGAAAGCAGTGCTACCCTACTCTAATTTACCCATCCTTAGATGTTGGGAATTGTGTGGTACTCCAGATGTCCTTGAACTCCAGCTTCCAGCATTTGTCCCCATTCCTTATGCTATCTGAGGCTGCTGAGaattcaacaacatctagagggccacTCAGTTTCTAATCTGTGAAGAGGTGATTATATGGGGCTCATGTCTGCTTTGCATAAACCTAGTAAGTTCTCCTGCTGTAGCCCACCCTGAGCCATtgggagagatgggtaagaaataaactaGTAGTAGTTTATTAATAGTACTACTATTATTTGATGCACAACAAGATTCGTATACAGCAAACATGATTTGTTGTATTGgctcacacgttggacacttcccaagttgttgatgttattattattggtaacatGCTGAATTAGAGCATTTGAATTATGACATACTTCTCATACAAATATTCCCTTGTTATAAAACACATGGATTGTTAGCCACAGCAAGGATCTTTTGGACTGTAAACCTCAGAGCAAGGAATGAGGATTGCATTCCTATCTTTGCTGTGGTctctgatgaacaaataataataataattttatttcttatttgattTTCCTTATGTCTTGGGgcaggttacaaaacaattaaaatacataaacacagaaaAACACTACAGATACACACACTAAAACATACCTCCCTAAAAGTTACATACCAAAACgtatctatgaaatacatattaaaacagacaaaacagattaaacaaaggacatgtattaaaattcatgtttatgtttaaagactgtctggataggcctgccagaagagacaggtcttcacttgtggcttaaattccaacagctgatttagctgttggcgctctaccggcaggtcattccacagcttTGGGGAAgccaatgaaaagatcctctggatGGTAGTTGCCAGtcgagttctggctggttggagcagatctctctcccccccccccccccccccccggaagacAGAAGTGTATGGGAAAaggtgatcctttaggtaacctagaTCCAAACCATGGAGGTTTGTGACCTACATTTAAATGGTATGTGACCTCCATTTAAAACTGGTTGCTGTAGAACTGCCTGCCCCATGAAACACAACAGCTCTGTAGAGGTGAATCCTAGCTATGGTAGATATCTTTGAGTAAGCTATAAGAATATTAGAGGCTCTGCTCATTCATTTGAAACAGATTTGCAGCACTTGAGCAACCAAAATTTAACATGGTTGTAAGGTTTAATGCTGTTGGAATGGTATGCTTCCCAAGATTCCTGTTTGATCTTCCAAATACTCTGTTTCTGCTGCACTCTACAAGTGGCAGAGAATACTTGATGTTTCCATATTGTTTGATAAAAAGCCTAGGAGTCCATCCAGACTTGAGACATTGACCTCAAACAAGGGAGTTCTGAgggcatctttttaaaaagcatattccACAATATTTAGGCTTGCTACATCAAAGCAGGTGACTAGCAGTGGGATGGATTTGCCAGAGGTTATCCAGCATAGCAAAGGTGGCAACAATTAAATATctggagccgtggtggcacaacgagttaaacccttgtgctcgcTGAAATGCTGACCGGAAGATttgaaggtcggcggttcgaatccgcgagacagggtgagctcctgtctgtcagccccagcttcccatggaagaacatgaaaaaagcctcccataggatgtgtgtcccttgggcaacatctttgtaaacggacaattctctcacaccagaagtgacttgcagtatattctcaattcgcttctgacacaataaaaaatatcaaCCTTGTTCTGCATATAACAATACTTTTCTCTGCCCCATGTGAAGTTTTCAGCAACCCATCACAGAGTTCTAGCTTCAAATCTCTCTCCAGTATCTGCTTTTGTGGAACAGCGTTTTTATTTTCTGACTAGTCAATAGATCAGTTTCAGCTTTTTGAGGATCCCCAAAATCCTGGGTTCTTTGATTTATGCAGAATTTAGaatattttgcttttttcatGCAAAATTGCAGTATGCTGTAGAAATATTTTACTCcgtttgatgttttaatttattttttagaaTGACCCATgaacatttttaaatgttgaCCTACAAATGTTTTTATCTTAGATCTAAAGAACTGGGAATGAATCAGGGAAATAAATTATGTATgttctaacccaggcatgggcaaactttggccctccaggtgtttaggacttcatctcccacaatttgtAACAGCCTATAAGCCTATGaaccccggtggcgtagtgtgttaaaacactgagctgctaaacttgcagactgaaaggtcccaggttcaaatcccgggagcggagtgaacgcccgctgttgctccagcttctgctaacctagcagttcgaaaatatgccaatgtgagtagatcaataggtaccgctccgacgggaaagtaacggcacttcatgcagtcatgccagccacatgaccttggaggtgtctacggacaacgctggctcttcggcttagaaatggagataagcaccaacccccagagtcagacatgactggacttaacattaggagAAACCTTCAACTCccacgaattgtgggagttgaagttcaaaacacatggtggactgaagtttgcccatgcctgttctaatccAAATACTTGCATTTctgttatttttgtaccctgctggTAGGGAAGTTCTTCCAAAAGAACAAGTAGACATTGTAAAAGATATGTAGCATACTTGAAACTGGAGAGTAGCAATGTGGCGATGTAGCAAGAACGGTAGAGTCAACCGATGCCCACATATTTTGACATCTATTGAATTAATTAGCGTCATGGAATTTTCTCAGTATATTTGGTGTGCAATAGTGACCTGGCAACCTTGACAAACTATATCAGAATGTAAGAACTGAAGATGCTCATTCTCTCTAGATTCTGGCCTAtcagaatgaaacagaaatgtGTGTCTTTCCTTAAATAAAGTTGAACCACTAGGCCTGATCTTCTAATTTCTCCTACACTTACAGGGGAAAGAAAGTCTCcttcaggagcagagtgagcagagTCGTGAACTTCTGCCCAAGCATAAGATTCCTTACAGTCCAGCACTGCAGTGTAAAGTGGATTGCATTGCTATacaagtgatgtaataaataaggaTTATCCAGTCATATACATTCTCATGGGACTTAATAAAAGCCAGTGCAAAGTCTTGTGCAATAACTTGTATTGGGCAGATAGCAACCTTTTGTATTCACCAGTAGTGAGCTGCAGTAGGTGAAAATGAAGAGACTTCCACTGTTGGGTGAAGACATTTGGTGCTGGGCAATACTGCATGGTTTCATGCACCCATCCTTTAGGAATAGGAAACCACATGGCATATGTTAGCCAAGAAGACAGTAGTAACAGGTACATCTCAATTGCAGGTGGTGGTGATTGAGCAGAATGGATCATTCCAACTCCGGGATCCCAAGAATTTTATTTGTGAGCATTGCCTTGGAGCGTTCCGAAGCAGCTACCACCTCAAAAGGCACATCCTCATTCATACTGGTAAGAGAACAGAgtgcagattggcagccagattcTCCTGCAGATTGTGGTAACTGGGCACTTGGGGAAAACAGTTTCCTTCGCTGTCAGCACTATCCACTTCAGTGCCAGATGGCCCAAAAGTGTTTATAGCTTACATTAGGATTGCTTCTCAAGCACCATAAAATGGAGAAACTTGCTTTAAGAAGCTTTCAATCAGTAATAAAGATTCTGGATATAAAATTCTAGACAGTGCAGAAGATTGAAAGCATTCTCATTCCAGAACAAAATGTAGTAAATTATGGCTGATATTCTGAAAAGGGCACATGAaagtttctcctgcatctgtgtaAGACATTTTCTGTTTGTGGTATGGGTTATTCCTTGCCTCCCTTCATGGCACCCTATATTGTACAACCTCACTCCGCTCCTCCTCACCATGGTTATTCTGTCCTTTGCGAGGAACAGACAGTTCAAATAAGTTTCTGGCAATGTCCCTATGTAGTCAGACATGAAGTAATTACTTCTGCATATCTGCTGAACAGCTCCTGCATATCTCAGTTCCTTCACAAGCTAAAATATGATGCCTTTCTTTACCCTGCAAGTGGCCCAGCCCATCTCTCTGCAAAGTAGAAGTGAAGGAGTTTTTAGGAAAGGCCTGTTTTCTTGTAAAGATTTCTTGTAAAGATGTCTGGGGAAAGACTGTGCACAAGATGCTTCCAGAGGCTCACTTCCAGGAAAAGTCTCTGGATGCACAAGTTACATTTCCACATCATTTGTCATGTCTTTGTTCTACCACTAGAGGGCTTCTCTCCCTTTGAAATGTGTCTGCCAGaggtctaggccaggggtccccaaactaaggcccgggggccggatgcggccctccaaggtcatttacctggcccctgctctcagttttataatataatatttttatatcagttttaataatataataccatatatatatatatatatatatatatatatatatatatatataatattgataataatcttatgttatacaatataatactaatagtaataccatataataatattaattatatgttatatattagatattatataatagtatagtggtatagttcaatatagtaatatataatgctaatattgtgttatgctaataatataatatattgtatgtacatacagctgctctgagtccccttcgaggtgagaagggtgggatataaatgtagtaaataaataattaattttagacttaggctcggccaaagtctgacatgacttgaaggcacacaacaacaacaacaatcctaattaacttgactatctcattggctagtagcaggcccacactttgcattgaaatcctaataggtttatgttggttaaaattgttttcatttttaaatattgtatttgtattgttctttcgttgttgttgctgttgttgcactacaaataagacatgtgcagtatgcataggaatttgtttgtatttttttttaaatgataattcggcccctccacagtctgaaggattgtggaccggccctctgctttaaaagtttggggacccctggtctaggcctTCTgtaatttttaatgtaattttcaaGGAAAACAGATCGCATGTGTCAGTGAAAAACAATTCCTTTTCAACTCTTTATTCTGATTAGTCATTTGAGGTTGGAGCACAGAGTTGCTCACTCCTGCTTGTGGGGTTTATCATAAGCAGTTTGTCTTATAAGCACCTTCATAGGTTTTTTTAATTACTCTTAGTTTGGCAGATCAGTATCAAttaatacttggataggagactgctaacaaataccaggtgttACAGGCTGCACTTCAGAGGaatgaactggtaaaaccacctttGAGGATTTCTTGCCTTACAAAACCCTATGGCATTCATGGGCTTATCATAagttgataggcaacttgaaggcacattattccccctccccaacagtcactctctctgtctgtctgtctctctctctctctctctctctctctctcaacaaacacacacatacacgtatGGGTTGTGTCATTTAATCATTGTGGATAGCCTGGTCTCTGGCTGAAATGAAGTTTTGGTCAGATCTATATCTGATAGCTCAGTTTCAGTAAAACGAGGATGCGGAAAAGAAAAGTTTGATTGTTTTCTTCTGATGGGTTAGTTTTAGACTGCCAAGGGTACCACACCAATAATCATCGGTGAAGTTGTGGAAACATGGAGCTTTTTTGCACTCTCAAAGCATTTGTTTCTTCCCTCTTGCAGGTGAAAAGCCATTTGAGTGTGATGTGTGTGACATGCGCTTCATCCAGAAGTACCACCTGGAGCGCCACAAACGTGTGCACAGTggggagaagccataccagtgtgAGCGTTGCCTGCAGGTAATGCTTCTGACATTTGTTTTTACCTAAAGCTTGGTGGGTGAAATGGCTCCTTGCATTGGCAGCAAAGAGAGGCTGTGGTGTGCACCTCTTCTGAAAGGTCTTTGCTCTGAGTGACATTCCATGTAGATTGGATGCAGAAGAATCTCtacatcctccagtgtgactctgtggtcattGTACATCAGAAATTGACTATAGAATTCCACTGAAGGATTCTTAGAGATAACACCTTTCTAAGAATTGCTAGGTCCTTTAGCAGAACTCTGTTGGTTAAATTCTTCCAGAGATAACCATAACATTattctgaaggacctagaaaggtCTAACCTCTAACCCCAGCTAATGTGAAAGTCTAGCTGTAGTGCCAGAAAAGAGCAACTCCCAGCTGTGTCAATTACTTTGTctttgatggagcaagcatgtcTTACTGGGTTTACTTGCTCTTGACTTCCTCATACTTGGTGCATCCTACACAGCTGTAACCTTTTTAGGAAGGGCCAAAAGATAGAATCTGCCACAGaagtatgaaaaaaaaaccctaccacTTCAGAACTTACTTTAAACCAATATTCTAGTTTGAGGTGGGCTACTGCCCTTGGGCCAAGAGTTATTCCTCCTGTCAGGCTATGTGGGTGCATTTACCCAGAATGAGAAATGTCATGATGTCAGTTCTGGTTTGGGTTTTAATCTATTTTCAGCTTTTGAGAGAAAATTGTGGAAGAGGAGAGAAACAAAATTGCTGTGTTAGGGGCCAggtgttttttaattaaaattttggGGGTATTCAAATGGGAACTTGTCCACTGCCTCTTGAGTTTTGTCGCGACATGATACATTTGTACGCTTGAAGTGGGAAGGAACTTAGTGAAGCTTCACTTAATCACAGAGCTTTAAGAATGTATGCAGAATCGGGGAGACTTTGGACTTGAGGGAGGACCTAaatgaaggagaaggaaagaacaattttaatgttCATACTTggatgttttaattctatgtcttaatgtttaaatgttgctCATGTATTATGTTTAATGGTCTTAATGATTTTAACTCATAGTTATATGTTATTTAGATATGATTTGGTTTTTACatatatatggcattgaattttgccattagtatgtggtaaactgctttgagtccccccaatGGTGAaataaacagtaaataaataaataagaattgaGGAGACCAGAAGGGCAGACAAGAAGGGTCTAACTGAAAAGAAAGTTATGAAAGGGTGCATACTATGTGGGGAGGAAAGGAAGTTCTAAGAGGGACTGATTAAAAATGTCAATGGCTAAAGGAAGTGAGACAGAGTGGTTGATATGATGAAAAGTGGCTTTTCATGATGGTGGCCAGATAGAGAAAGTTTGGGGCAAGTAGGACAGGAGCAGAACTACAATTAGGACTGACACACAGTTAAGAGATACTCACTTTTTATTAAGAAGAAGGCAAGCaggcaaagaaaaaaaggaagccaAGAGATAATAAAGGAATTATGTTAGTTATGGCTTCTGTTGTAAGTATAGAATTAAGGTCTAGTAACTTGAAAGTCATGAAGCTGGAGGTGGGTGACTGAATTTCAAACATGGTCTTGAGTTAATCAGCTAATTCCTTGGTTTCAGTTTCCTATCTCAGATGCAGTGCTTCATTGTTAAGAAAAAACAAGGCATGCTTCAGCATTATTTCTACATCCAAGGATAATGCAGATCCTCTTTAGATTTCCTTTTGATTCTGAGCAGATTCCCTTGTACTGCTCACTTCTGAAAGTCATGTTTAAGCTATTTCTCTCCTCTTTTCTATTGTTTCAGAGCTTCTCAAGGACAGACCGGTTGCTGAGACATAAACGAATGTGTCAGGGCTGCCCAGGCAAAGAATCTGACTCACAGCTTCTGCTTTAGGAGTAGGCTGGGAAAGAGGATTCAGCTGGAAAGTCAAGAGGATTCTTTGTGGGTCATTTTCTTCACTTATTTTTCATACTGTGTTTGCCTGCTGAGACTGTTGTTGTGGAAGAAGCAGGTCTGAACAGGGCACAGACTTTCAGACAAAGTCTTGACACTGTAAATACATTGAAAACAAACAAGAGGTTGACTACCAGCCTGGAGACATCCTTTGCAGTTGTGAATATACTTTGGGTGtgcttaaaaaaaacatttatcacCATTTGCCTCAGGAATGGCTTTGAGAAGAACAATTGGACCTCCTACAAGTCCTGTGAGTGATATTGATGCTCTTGATTGACCAGATATCTGCCATCGTGCCCGTACATTGTGCtcacaaaaatgaaaagaatCACACACCAAACTGTTTTGAAGGGCTGAAGCCTGAGAACAATGGATATAAAATAAGGTCAGCAACAGATTTTTGAATCCAGGACTCACAGGAGTGTCTCATTTGAGTTTTGCCATAACATATACAGAAGTTTCTGCCCTCCTCCTGCAATATCTGGGCCTGTAATTCTTTTTATGGCCTTCAAGTTTTAAGAAACAAAGCTGGAGCAGATGGCATATGCTCTTGAGTACTGCAGAAGTCCACTTTTCAGATGTTATTATGGGAAAAATCCAAGAAGAAATGCTAAATGGGATCCAGCTGGCTGGAGGTACACATCTGGTTATTTCCAGTGAGAGAAGAAACTTTAGACCATTGATAGGAAGCTTGGTTCCTGTCCTCCTCCGCTTCTCTGTAAAGATCCATGCATTCAGGCTCCACCCCATCGAATGTCAGTTTAGTGCAGAATTCACAACATCATCAGAATATCCCTCAGCCCCATAAATATATCAGCCAACTGAAATCCAGAATTACAAGTTTCAAAGAAGTATTCCTCTAGAGCGAGGAATGATAATGCTGAGGTGCAATTCTTTTCCTCCAGAACTAACTGCTGGCTAGGGCTGGACTACACATCCTCTTATCCATGTTAACTAAGGTTCGT
Protein-coding sequences here:
- the znf740 gene encoding zinc finger protein 740 isoform X1, whose amino-acid sequence is MNMSSSCPQLRSAWTHYHMGLFTSLIVFRCTPQFVSVSLQASLLACEGLSGVCLVPTVASKKMMPKQSSKQSHRKESEKSRSRKTEETTEGSPPKKSLKKVVVIEQNGSFQLRDPKNFICEHCLGAFRSSYHLKRHILIHTGEKPFECDVCDMRFIQKYHLERHKRVHSGEKPYQCERCLQSFSRTDRLLRHKRMCQGCPGKESDSQLLL
- the znf740 gene encoding zinc finger protein 740 isoform X2; this translates as MAQASLLACEGLSGVCLVPTVASKKMMPKQSSKQSHRKESEKSRSRKTEETTEGSPPKKSLKKVVVIEQNGSFQLRDPKNFICEHCLGAFRSSYHLKRHILIHTGEKPFECDVCDMRFIQKYHLERHKRVHSGEKPYQCERCLQSFSRTDRLLRHKRMCQGCPGKESDSQLLL
- the znf740 gene encoding zinc finger protein 740 isoform X3, whose product is MAQSHRKESEKSRSRKTEETTEGSPPKKSLKKVVVIEQNGSFQLRDPKNFICEHCLGAFRSSYHLKRHILIHTGEKPFECDVCDMRFIQKYHLERHKRVHSGEKPYQCERCLQSFSRTDRLLRHKRMCQGCPGKESDSQLLL